Genomic DNA from Urocitellus parryii isolate mUroPar1 chromosome 5, mUroPar1.hap1, whole genome shotgun sequence:
CTGGCCCCAGACGAGCCACTGCAGACCGCAGGGAAGTGGGGTTAGCTCTTGGGGGCACCAGTTCCCAGAGCCGACCCTAAAAGTTTTGtgtttctctacatttttgttttggtttggatactggaaattgaacccaaggggtcctctaccactgagctacatcccaatcctttttattttttattttgagacaaggtctccctaaattgcttagccAGGGCACGGACTTGGGATCATCCTTCTCtgtctccccagtagctgggtcacaggcatgcgccaccaggACCGgcttctgcatttgttttttaaattaaaatacaataaaatcagcAGTGGCTCCTGGGTGCCTATGTCAAAGTCTGTCCCTTTGTGGGTTATAAATGGAACAGCTGGAGCCAGAAGGGGCCCCTCTTCTCACACACCACTTCCCAGATGGCCCTTGCTGTGGGGCGCCAGAGTCCTCAAGGAGAGGATTCTGGGAGGGTAATGTGGTGAGAGAATCACTGTCACTTCTGGAACTGAAGGTGTCTGGCCAGAGGGAAACCCCTGGGTGTCAATCTGCCTAGCCATTTGAGTCAGCACTGCTGGGCCCTGCTGAATTCTCCAAGAGGAGGAAAAACTTGATCAGATAAAACAAGAGCCAACCCCAGAGAAAGTTTTTGTGTCAATAACTGCATAGGATTGCAAGTGTCCACTCTACCTGTTCTGCACTCCATTCAACACTCCCACCACCTCCGGCCTTTACATTACCTTTTGGCTCATAACTAAGAGCCTTGGTGGCCAAGGATCAGGAGATTCTCCTAAATCTAGAGTCAGCTCCAGCCTGCtgactggctgtgtgaccttagacaagttACCATACCTATCTgaactttcttcattttctcacctgtaaaataacACCGATGAGCCCTGACCTACCTACATATGCTacataaatattacttttattagtAGAGGTGTAAAAATCCTAAAGgatatgaaagtgtttttttaaaaacgtggagaggggctggggatgtggctcaaggggtagggcgctcacctagcatgcgtgcggcccaggttccatcctcagcaccacatacaaacaaagatgttatgtcccccgaaaactaacaaataaatattcaaaaattcttttaaaaaaaaaaacgtggaGAGCCCCATATGGGTTCAAGAGCCTTGTGAGAAGGTGGCAAAATTGCCAGGTGGGACTGGCAGCTCCTACCAACTGCCAGTTCAAGAATTCCAAAGAAAGGTCCAGAATGCAGACCCTGGGCTGCTGCTTTTTGCATAGACCTGAGTTTCCCAAGCCTTTGACTTCTAAGGTCACTGGAGATAAAAATGCATTTCGTGGGTGAGGTTAGAGGTTTGACAAAGGGGTGAGGAAGGAGTTCCCAGGAGGGGAAAGCCAAATTCCTGAGGCCTAACTGCATCTCCTAAGGCTCCCTGCCCTGCAGCTCAGCTCCTCATCAGTAGAGTGGGGACAGACAGGGTACTCCCCAGGCCTGCTGGCCctaacatttaaaatctttaaagttCACTCTACTGCCAGAGTCCTAAAAGGGAGAGCAATTAATTGTCTGTGCTGAAGCATCCTAATCTGGTCTACTCACCAGAGCCCTTTGGGAAACCCAGTGGCTGGACCaaaccctacacacacacacacacacacacacacacacacacacacacagtttcttctctaaaaaaaaggagagaaagaaagtaagCTCATTTGGCTGTCTAGGCCATCTGTAAGACTGGATTCtggctgcccacaccgtgacatCTGATCATCCTTACCTTCACCCCCAGCTCTTTAGCTGGAGGAACAAAGTCCatcctttccctcttccccctTTGATATTTGACAGTTGGAAACCCTCAAAAAGTGCTGAGCCCTCTGTAAATGCCTTCTCCAGTAGGGTAGGCCTCCTCCAGACCCCTGACTGTGAACCCCCTGCAGGCCAGgcctggtcattttttttttcttattctttttttggcCTGGAATTTTGGGAACAGCAGGTCCACTGAACTTGTCATATCTTTTTCCTTTGCTATGGTCCTTGTGGAGGTTGAAGAGGCCTTTGAGATTCTGTAGCTCTGAATTTCAAAACTGGGTTATGAAAATCTCAAAACTTCATAAAGCAACAGGATAAacacagtgtttctttctttttattaaaatatttttgctgggAGAGATTCATGTCCCTAGTAATTTAAAAGTTTGCTACTAAAAttaacagataaaatataaaatagaatgcagagttgtattgttttttttgttttttggtttttgtttttataaaaacactGGGCTTCAAAGACATGCTATGCTTCCTGGGGACTGCACCAAGGCTACAGCCTACTAACTTCTGTCCCTGACCCacagggcctggcctggcctccagGAAGTGGCCAGCCATTTAGCTTAGGTTCAGGTACTAACTAAAGAGGGGGCTGCCTATCCCTCCTCCCACTTCATTGCTTTCTTTCGAGGATTCTGTCCCAGGATGGAAGTAAACTGGCAGAAAGCTGTTACCAAGAACAGAGGGGTTTCCAGAGAACCACAGGTTAAGGAAGAGATAGAAGGAGGAGGTTTTAAATCTGGCTGTGTCCCTCAGGCAACTCCCTTGACCACCCTGGCTGGTGGGAATGAGACAAGAAGGCTGGGTGATTCTCCTGGGCTGTCTGGACCTTTGCTATTGCTGGGAATAAACGTGGGGTCTGCAGAATCCTAAAGCTGTTTTTCCAGTCGGTGGGCATGAGTGGTTTATCAAGCCAACCCTTTGTGGGGTTAACACTACCTCTGTCCTGTCCCCAGAGGAAATGACTTCTTGTGAACTTAAGACTCCAACAGAATTGGCTATCTGTGAGCTCACTATTGTCATGTGTGGGCCTTGTCTCCGCAGCTGTATGCCCTCACCCACCCATAACCCACCCTGCCTCCACAAGGAGGCCCTTTGATAGTCCCGTGAGCTACCCAGCTTTTATTCCAGGCCCTGTTTTTCTGTCCAAGAGATCAACAGTCATGTCTGTGCTAAAGATGAGCACAGAATTACCCAGATAATTCTGTATAATAGGATCACACCTAACCTGCCCAGTCATTCAGATTGGGCTTGTGGAAATGACCTCCTCCAGTGATTCcaatttgggtgtgtgtgtgtgtgtgtgtgtgtgtgtgtgtgtgtgtgtgtgtgagcacggGTGcacgctggggattgaaccagggcctcgtgcatgctaacCTCGaactctactgttgagctacagcccaagccccTAATTCCAATTATGAATCAGACTTGCAAGCCCCAGGCTGATGGAAGGATTACTGGgctctctgggcttcagtgtcCGGTCTGTAGAAGTCACTATATATGTTCCTCAGGGTGTTCGCAgctaacaaattttaaaagcttctttgAAAGGCTGCAATACATTGTATTGTTagtatttccatttcaaaaagcAGCTTCATTTGCAAAAAGACTCCCCACTGAGTCTTTAACTCACCCTTCAGTAGAACAATCAAAATCCTACTTGAAACCCCCGGCTGGGCTGGCGCCAGCTTTTCAAAAACCATTTTACCAAGCCAGGTGCATTTTATAATCTTGCTATTTTGACCAagctgtttgttgttgttttaagtaaAAGAGCCAGAGAAGGCCTGGGAAGACTTTTGCTGGCTTCTTGTCTCCACCTCCTACCAACACTCCAGCCTCTCCCCACAGCCCTGACCCGCGGGCTCCCCACTCCACCATTACTACCCCCAGTCAGAAGTTCCCAAAGAGCTGAGAAGACACTGCAAGCCATGCAGGCGAGCTAGCTGGCCTTTGGGGGTTCCCATCTTGAATTCTCAGGTTCCCAGAATCACACCCCCACTCCAAGATCTGGTTTAACTTCCCAAACCCGACTGGGGCAATGTGCCAGACCAAGGCCCTGGGAACGGGTGCATGGGACAGGAACCGCCTGCACAGGGAGGGGCAGGTGACCGGGAGGGAGTGCTCATTGACTCTAAATTGCAGGCTGCAGTGGGTCCCACGGGAATAGAGCACAGCCCAGAAAGAGGGTTTCTGCATGGTCAGGGCCCAGGACACAGAGGCTGGAACGTGGGGCTTGGTCACCAGCTCCAGAGGTCTGGGTTGCCTAGGCCACAATGACAGCCCACTCCTGCAAGGTGGCTGGTTAGTCTCCTACCAGGGTCACCTCAAGGTAGAGTCCATGTTGCGCATTGGGCAGTGAGTGGTAAGTGATCCCTGGAACACTACTCTCCAGAGTAGGCCACTCAGAAGCAGCCCCCAACCCCACCAACAAGGAACATAAACGTCAAAGATGTTTTGAGGGGAGTGACTGTTTGATGGGCACACTGAACCCTTTTCGAGGACAATGATGTTTTGAAACTATATAGAGGTGACAGTTGCACAACATTTTGAATGTActaattgtttacttttttttaaagagagagagagagagagaattttttaatatttattttttagttttcggcagacacaacatctttgtatgtatgtggtgctgaggatcgaacccgggccgcacgcttgccaggcgagcgcacatccccagccctaattgttTACTTTGAACTGGTTAATTTCCTATATGATCTTcatctcaattaaaaatattttggctgggggtgtagagcacttgtctagcaggtgtgagttctgggttcaatccctagcacagcccccacccccagtaccATTTTAATTCTTAAAGGGAAAGTCCTTTGTACTGTGTCACCTCTCCCTAGCTTCCTGGGTTGCTACCTATGTTCCAGATGGAAAAAACCAAGTTGCTTAGAAGCCTTGCTTCCAGACCCCACCTGAAAAAGGAAATGTTCAAACATGTCCAAGGCCCTTGGCAGTGCTTGTCGGAAAGGGGATTGGAAGGTAGCATCAAGGTCCTATGAAGAGCCATCCCATTGGCCCAGCTAGATCCTGGCTATCCAGGTGTAGATCTGTGCAATTCTGGAAGAAGCCACCTTCGCGCTTCACCTggctatccatttatctgttcatTCATTATTCATCCAAGGGACACTGACCCAGCCTGTACTAGGCACCTGGTACAGAGCTGGCTACTGCAAGATGAGCAGAACACTCTCCTTGAGCATTCCAAGTGGAAACAATCATTAATAAGAGATATACACAGGGTGTGAGAGTGACTTGATGAGGACACCTAAGGGTGAAGGGTTGGGGTAGGGGCGCTGGTGGAAGCAGGTCGGAAGCAGGTCCAGGCAAGCCTGACCTGCAGCCAGCTTTGGCCGAGGGCAGTAGGAGCGTGAGGGGAGAACACCAAATGTAAGTTCACAGGCTCTCTGAGGGCTCTGCAGAGGCTTGGTTCAGAGGCTAGAAGCTGAGCTGCCCTTTCCAGAAAGGCTCCCCGGGGGCGGGGGAGGAGGGGCAGTGTTTAGGGTAGGAAAGGGTGAGTGATGCAATGATAAAGGCTTTCCAGCTCCAGAGACCCTTCTCTCCATCTCCTCAGACAGGTTAAGGAATCCCTCTTCTAGGTTCAAAGGTTCTCCTGGCAGACCAGACATAGGGCCTTGTCCCCCTCTATCTCAGTGTGGATCACACAGGGGAAGACAAGTGAGCCCCCATCCTAAGCCTCTGCCAGTTCTTCTAGCAGGATTCTGTTTATCCTGGGACATACTCCCTCCTAGTCTGGGAAACACCTCCAGGGCCAGGACCTCGGTcctccccacacccacccacaccctcTTAAAAAGCAAGAGAAACCAGCCAGAGGGGGTGGTACACAActctgagggaggctgaggcagaaggatcacaaataagatgtcatcctgggcaacttaacaagaccctgtctcaaaattttaaagagggctggagatatggttcaTGGTAAACACATCAGTCTTCAGGATTGGAGAAAGGcggtggggtagggagagggggaGCAacatttatggatttatttttttttatttattatttagttttaggtggacacaatatctttattttatttttatgtagtgctgaggatcaaacccagtgccccatgcttGCTAgggagcactctatcactgaaccacaaccccagcccagatttctggggatttttttaataatttttttttgtagttgtagatggacagaatgccttcattttatttgtttatttttatgtggtgctgaggatccaacaccagtgcctcacgcatgctaggcaagcgctctcccactgagccccagtcccagccctacagatttcttttgaaaacaaaattaccCAGTGCCTATTAACATCACACTTTCCATTTGCAAGGAACTCTTTTATTAACAGTTATTAAAGAgacagtgaatgaaaaaaaaaagatgccggGCACACCTCTAGGCATATAGTCCATGATGGTGTTTGTTGGATAAATGAGTGATTCCTAATAAACTGACCTTCCCAAACTGACTTTGGATACCTTTGCTCATTACTATCCGCTtagtttttactatttttcttggTTAATGTTCCAGATTTTtctgatatatttcttttctttttttctgtcaaaaagaaaaaaaggagaaaaaaggaaatgaagggctAGAGGTGAAGCTCAGGGTCCAGCACACGCTGTGCATAGCATGCATCAAGCCTGGGTCcaagccctggggtgggggggaatggaagaaaaagaaaaccaccttAGTCTGTGCTCAGCTGGCCTGGTGTCCCCAGCTCAGTTAGCCTGGTGGGAGAAATGGATGTTGCTCTGGTAGATTAATTCCCTTATCTCCTCTCCTGAGCAACAGGAAGACTCACTCACACAAGACATCCCCAACTCTTCTTTCCCCCTGAGTCATGGGTGATTTGCTCCAACTCCTCGTCCTTCATCTCATCACCTTGATCTGATGTCTTTAAGGCTCCCAGCAAGTGGTGGAACCTAAAGGATAGAAAGAGGCATAGGAAGAGGTGGTCAGTGTTCAGGCCTTGGAAGCCTCAGGGCTAAAGACTCTTCTATTTAAGATGTCTCCTAATCTGGGgcccctgatttttttcccataaatttGCCCCCTAAAATGATtctccacctgtaaaatgggagtaGGAATGCAGGGCTTGGATTGGGCCCTTTGCGGTACTAAGTCTTAGTTTGCCCCATGGTCAGTAGGtcggactatttttttttaaatatttttttaggtgtagatggacacaacacaatgcctttatgtggtgctgaggatcgaacccgggtcccgcccgtgctaggcgagcgctccaccactgagccacaatcccagcccccataggtcggactttttttttaaaaaattaaatttggggtgggggtgtggtggGGCTGGAGATGGCAGTGGCCTGACTTCTTTGGCATGTGTCACATGTCACGCGCAAGCCTGCCTTGGAGCGAGGCTCGTCGGTCTGATCTGGTTTGGCTCCTACCGGCGGTCCAGAGTGTCTGATGTAAGTTTGGTTCTCTCTTCCATCAGTGTCCGCGTGTCCCGGATTGATAAACCTTTAACGAATAAAGGTCGAGATCGTCCAAaacctcctcccacccccagcaaCCCACTGTCAGCCCTAGAGCATCGCTGCCAGGCCAAATTTCCTGTGGCCCCGCCTGAATGACGAAACCGGGGATGGCCATTGCACTCTCTGCAAGGCTTGTCTGAGATATCGGTTCCCGGTTTGATGAATTCTGAGTCTTTTAGACAAAGCGGGGACAAAGGGCTCTAGGACCTGGCGGATGCCCCCTCTCGCCGCTGCAGGCGGGGGAGGCCGGGCAGCGCTGCTGTCGGTCGGTCCCTAGGGCCCGCGGATGGGTCAGTGTGTCAGGTCTGTTGTGGGTCCTTGTTCTCGGCCGCTGGGCCAGGGGGCAGGAGCCCAAGCCCAGAAACGAATTCCTCTGACCACCTACCCAAGGCTTCAGCAGTGCAATGGGAGCGGGTAGGACAGGGGACTAGGCTCGTTTGGGGGCACAGATCTCAAGAACCCATCCTCTGGGGCTCTAGGGTAACAGGCCGACAGGCAGGTGGGACCGCGGGGAGCGGAAGCACCGAGCTCAGAGTTGCTCAGTCTTTGGATTCCACCCCCATCCCGATCCTCTCCACGCAAGGACAGCGTGGAATACGTGCGCGAGAGGTGGCCGGGTTAACGTCTGCCCCCCGCGCCGCGGTCCCACAGGCATCCACCGTGAGCCCAGTTGTGCCTTTGAGTCTCAGGCTCCCAGATGCTAGGGGTGACTGTTTTTTCTGCCCGCCGCCCCCCAAGTTCTCCAGTCTCCCTCGAGCTCCGTCACAGGCTACCCCCTCCCCCAGCAACGCGACCCTATAATAAACAAGTCTTTCCTTGATCCTCCCCTGCCGCGAGCGCCCTCAGGGACCTTGGCAGCTGCAGCCGCCGCGGATCCCTTCCAGAAAGGGGGAGTGGCCACGGCTCGGTGTTCTGCCCGGAGCGTTCCGGGGCTCAAGAGGGGCGGGGCCAAGCCGCTGTCACCGGGCAGGAGAGAACGTTGCGAACGTGCGCCGGGAGCCCATTGGCCGAGGTGGGCCACACTCCCGGGTCTGGATTGGGCCGCGGTGGGAAGGGGGCGTGGCCTCGCCGCTCTAGCCCTTATAGGCTGCTCTGCGCTGGTGCTAGGGATCTCAGCAGGCTAAGGGGGAGGTGCGAGTGGGTTGAAGGGACAGGTCTGGGCAGCGCTCGGGGGTTGGCACCAGTTCGCGCACCCATTCAAGCGGCAGGACGCACTTGTCCCAGCAATTCTCGCTGACCGCACTAGCTGGTGAGTGGCCCTTCTGTGTGTACCGTTCTCTGCGTGGGACGGCCTCGGCGATACTGGTCCTAGCAGTCTTGTTCAGCCCCCAGACTGACGCTCCGCGGTGTCCCTCTTGTCTTTCAGCGGCTTCTGAGCTCCGGGATACTGAGCACATCGGCAAACGTCCTGGCGTCTGACCTCACCATGCCTAGTCTTTGGGACCGCTTCTcgtcctcctcttcttcatccgCGTCTCGAACTCCCACCCCAGATCGGCCGCTGCGCTCAGCCTGGGGGTCGGCGGCCCGAGAGGAGGGGCTAGACCGCTGCGCGAGCCTGGAGAGCTCGGACTGCGAGTCCCTGGACAGCAGTAACAGTGGCTTCGGGACGGAGGAAGGTGAGCAGTGGGCTGGTGCTGAATGAGACGAGGGTCCGGGGAGGTGAGGAAGCACCGCACTGGAAGGGGTCAGAACCATTTTGGTTTTCTATCATCCCAACAGGACCCAGATTGCCCGGGCGTGGGTATTGGAGTAGAGGGTATACGAATGCGGGGCGGGAACTGGGCAAAAGCTCAGCTTTCTTAGAAAAAAGCACCTCCCCCGCCTGTGTATCTTCTGTGGAAGCTGCTCTAATACCCTTCCTGGTGTGCTCCCCCTCCAGATTCGACATACCTGGATGGCGTGTCCCTTCCCGACTTTGAGCTGCTCAGCGACCCCGAGGATGAGCACCTGTGTGCCAACCTGATGCAGCTGCTGCAGGAAAGCCTGTCCCAGGCGCGACTGGGCTCTCGGCGCCCTGCTCGCCTGCTGATGCCCGGCCAGCTGGTGACCCAGGTGGGCAAAGAACTACTGCGCCTGGCTTACAGTGAGCCTTGCGGCCTGCGGGGGGCACTGCTGGACGTCTGCGTAGAGCAAGGCAAGAGCTGCCACAGCGTGGGCCAGCTGGCTCTCGACCCCAGTCTGGTGCCCACCTTCCAGCTGACCCTCGTGCTGCGCCTGGACTCTCGCCTCTGGCCCAAGATCCAGGGGCTCTTCAGCTCTGCCAACTCTCCCTTCGTCCCTGGCTTTAGCCAGTCCTTAACGCTGAGCACAGGCTTCAGAGTCATCAAGAAGAAGCTGTACAGCTCAGAGCAGCTGCTCATTGAAGAGTGTTGAACTTCGTCCTGGGTGAGGGGCACAGTGCCCCCCACGGCAGAGGCAACGGAACTTTTGGGGTGGAGACCAGCAGTCAGGGGCTGAGGGACTGATGCCTGTGTTAGAAGACTGACAACAGCCACCTGAGGGAAAGAGATGGAGGTGGAGGACTAGTGTTTCCTGGGAAGCTCATGGGGTCTTGCACAGGTGGCTCCCCAGTGGGGCAAATGCCCCTCAGTACTGTAGCATGAAACAAAGGCTTAGGGGCCAATCAGGCTTCTGGCTGGATGTGTATGTAGCATGtaccttgttatttttattattactgacAGTTAAAACAACAGTGGTGTgacagaggcaggagggcagctgggCTGCTCTGGCCTCTGAGGGTTGTGTGTTCATGGTAGTggccaggagggaggggggagttCTTGGAGGTGGTTTGTATCATGGTCTGAAGGGACCAAGTgtgtttgttgtattttttttttttttatctttttgtttttcggATTGGAGCTTCACTACTGACCTGTTCTAGGCAGCTATCTTACAGACGCATGAATGTAAGAGTAGGAAGAGCAGGTGTTGGGATCACTTGAGATCTTTGacacttgaagaaaaaaatacacctgGGAGCTGCGtccaccccatccccaccccatttCTGGAGAGTTGAACTGTGAGGGGATGGGGCtgagtggggctgggggctggaacCCCCTCCCCCAGAGGAGTGCCATCTGGGTCTTCCATCTAGAACTGTTTACATGAAGATACTCACTGTTCATGAATACACTTGATGTTCAAGTATTAAGACCTATgcaatattttttacttttctaataaaCATGTTTGTTAAAACAGTTGGTTGAATCTCATCAGTGTCCTGAAATGGAATGGAGAGGGATGGATTCTGATAAAAATTAGGTTTCATCAGACTCTGGGGTCTACCTCCAGTCCTTTCCAGGGCTGCCTGCCAGCCTGGTAACAAGTATATGGACTGCGCTATCTGTGCCAGGAACCCTGGCTCCCTGCTCTGTGCTGGCTGAAAGCTACCAGGGGAACCTGCTGGAAAGCACCCTGAGGTAAGGGGTGAGTCTGACCTCCCTGGAAGCCAGTCTCTAGGCAGGGAGAGTTCACCTGACTGCCTGGGTTAGAAGGTCCAGGCACAAAGGCCTCCTGAGCCTAAAGTCCCAAAGAAGAGATGTTTTCTTCTTGTGAGAAAAGTCACAGTTCTGTTTGGTCTgcagaaattaaaattacacatttAATATCTGGATAGGAAAAGGTCAAAAGGAGGAGTTTGAAAAGGACTGCTTAGCTCAAGCCTTGCACTAGACAAGGAACTCTGGGCTCAGAGGGACTGAGTTGCCTCTCGGAGGAGGTGTGGCCCAGACAGGTGTGGAACCACGAACACACAACTGTAAGACAATGCCCTTGGTGACTGACTCCTGCACTCTCTGGGCCCCTATTTCCTTATCAGAGAAGTTGAGATTGGGCCAGCTGAAGGCTACAGCCCTTcccacttctccctccctcccacaccaACTGGCCCCTGGAGAGTTGTTATCGCCTTTGTTTCTCTTCCTGGTCCCAGACAGGCCCTGTTTGCCCAAGACTATAAAACAGTGGTTCTACCACTTGATTGTGGAGTCAGATTGCTCTGGGCCCTGGGTAATGCAGGCCTGAGGGGAGAGTGGGGCCCCAGGAACATAGGTTTTCAACAGGGATTCTCCTGAACTTTGGAATAGCTTAGAAGACTCACACCTCTTTGGTAAAACTGCAGGAGTTTTTCCCTCAAATGAATGAACTTAGGTTAGAATTAGATTTGCATATGGATGGTATATGACTACACAGAAGGTGCACAGAGCATATAGTTTTAGGAAGGCCTCACACCAGCATGCTTAGTTCACTCTCCTAATAGCCACCCtgtggagggaggggcagggggttatAGTATTTTACAGATTAGTAGAGGCCCAAGTCCTTGAATAGCCATCTTCTTGGACATGGGCTGACCTTGGCCATTTAGCTTGTTGGGTTCAGGGCTGAAAATGAAACAGGTGGAGCACTTGGGTGGTGTCTGAGAGGTACCTGCTTTCCTAGTTTCAAAAGAGGAGCAAGGAAGACATGGCCTATTGTCTCCTAAGAGTCTTGCTGGTGTTTGGAGGCAGGAGCTGGAAGGCTCCATGATCCCTTTCCAAGCCCTGGAGGCAGCTGAGCACACTCTGCTCCTTTTTGGAGACATTCAGACTGAGACAGGGGTGAAGCATGAGTTCCCCCAGAGAGCTCAACTAGGATGCTCTCCTGGAGCCAGATCGGCTTTCCTTGTTCTCACAAGGCCTGAAAGTTTCCCAAGCAGGACAGAAGGGTGCAGAGAGAGAGCCATGAAGCTTAGGTTTCATAGCAAAGGGAAGAAGCTTGCTGAAGCCTAACCCAATTAGGCCTAGGTCTCCTACAAAGTGGCAAGGAGTTTTGCCCCAGGTGTTGGGCTTCCTAAGAGAAGATGAGGCAGGCTCCTTTGTTGCTTCAcctgaaagtaaataaaatttatagactTGCACCACATAGCTGGGCCTGGTAGAGCACACCAGCAATCCTAGCaactggaggcaggaagatcatgagttcaaagccagccttggcattttagtgagaccttgtctcaaaataaaaaataaaaaaggctagggatggggctggggatgtggctcaagcggtagcgcacttgcctggcatgcctgcggcctgggttcgatcctcagcacccatacaaacaaatatgttgtgtgtgtccgccgaaaaaactaaaaaaataaatattaaaattctctctcgggctggggatgtggctcaagcggtagcgcgctcgcctggcatgcgtgcggcccgggttcgatcctctgtaccacataccaacaaagatgttgtgtccgccgagaactaaaaataaataataaaaattctctctctctctctctctctctctctctctctctctctctctctctctctctctctctctctctccctcctctctcactctctcttaaaaaaaaaaaattctc
This window encodes:
- the Ddit4 gene encoding DNA damage-inducible transcript 4 protein, which codes for MPSLWDRFSSSSSSSASRTPTPDRPLRSAWGSAAREEGLDRCASLESSDCESLDSSNSGFGTEEDSTYLDGVSLPDFELLSDPEDEHLCANLMQLLQESLSQARLGSRRPARLLMPGQLVTQVGKELLRLAYSEPCGLRGALLDVCVEQGKSCHSVGQLALDPSLVPTFQLTLVLRLDSRLWPKIQGLFSSANSPFVPGFSQSLTLSTGFRVIKKKLYSSEQLLIEEC